The Juglans regia cultivar Chandler chromosome 11, Walnut 2.0, whole genome shotgun sequence genome contains the following window.
GACTCAATGAAGGCGCTCTATCTGCAGGAATCTCAGCTGGCTCCTCGGCAGCAGGAGAAACAACATCGGAGTTCCTCCCTGGTTTTGTTTTACCACTAAACATCCTCCTAATAGCCGAGGTATGCTTCTTCATGTCAAGGCGATGAGCAGAAGAAGTACTCGACACAGCCTTCACCTGATCTTGAGGCGGCGGCGCGGCACGCTTAGCAGCtttcttgatctttttcttGTGCTTGATCTGGCCTATGCATGACACTTTAGGTGAAGTGGGTTCTTGTGTCTCGTACATCCCCCCATTCCTGGACTTTCTTCGAGCTTCAACCGGAATTATCGATACGATCGGACCCGAAAATCCTCTGCCGGCATGAGCTTTAAGCTTGGTCGTATTGATCTCCGATCTCTTGTCCCTACCAGGGCTGAATGGAGGGTTTTGAAAGGAGACTGCTATTGCAGAAGCTGCTCTCGGTAGAAATTTCAAGATCTTGTTCTTCGGTTTACCTTGTTTCTCCATTGTACAGAAGACTCTGCgaatttgataaatttcttcGGCAATGATAAGttctatacatatttatattgtgtGCAGAGAAGATAATAATGCAATAGAAGGGTCGCTGAGGTTAATGTGTTTTGACGTTGTCAAGAAGGGGCGAAGAGAGAGATGGTCAAAGTAGATGTTGTGACTGAGCAAATTAAAGCTAGCCTTATCTACCCATGCCAGAATTTAATATTACAGCCAGCCTAGCTCCGGTTGATGCATTTTTACTCTTCTTGCACACAACAAATTAAAGTcttcatttattattacaaGTTTGAGAAGGAGAAATAACTTTtgatattcactttttttaagatCAGGGCAGTGCTTTCAcgtttgttattttaattagtcaTGTTTTCAGATTGTGCAATATTTAAGAGTTGAGTAATTAATAGGTAATTTAAGAACACGGACATGCGATGCTTTAATTTAATATCCTATATAATATATCGCAACAATATGTCATGTTAATTAAAATTagtgtttatataaataatttcaattaaatGACATATTGTGATAGAACGAATCAAAGTACCACATCATCTATATTTTGGGAGCACTTGatcataatctttttaaatgtttatatcctataaatatttatgtttgtatATCATGACtgggatattatatatattgtgataggATTTTTACTTATAGGAGACTCTTAATTGGCCGTTTGTAATTCCTAAGTTTCCtaagaattatttttcttaatttctcaaaatatacttatgtttttttctttaaattcatAAGACCATGATTTAGTGGTGTACGTGAAATGTTAACTAAAACttacaagaaataaagaaatatataaagtaggatttcttttcttctccaaacACAAAATTGTATGCaccatttgaaatattttatttcaattttatttttaaccaaataaaacatattcatttaCGTACGTTTTCTATGGaattaaataattcatcacttatatatatatatatatgtaggttttacaaattaattatcaTGTTCACAGTGAAAAAAATcgcattaaaaaattaatcacaaCAAAATTCAACATAAAGAAACTAGTTTTGatttacaattataataatatcgaAGAAacgaaaagtaaaaaaaaaaaaaaaacagatagaAGCACAAACcaacattgtatatatattattgataaaaaaaaaccattgtaTTTATTACGTACGTAAATAAAGAACAacattagtaatatatatatatatatatatatatatataaagagcctatgaaacggaattttcttgttttaacggaaatttcttgttttaacggaatatgctgattttcattaactttccatccgtttgtaataattacagaacacagggatacaattgtattttcatttacattctatttatggctacttttatgatttctgttggtttctattccactattaatatctttaaatatgctaataaagtatatttattataataataatcatggattcaatttccaatttgaaaatacgttataataggaaaacatatttatgtaaatttatcttttcgtattcattataataggaaagcattataataatttacaaatagcctATCTTTTAAtagcttttaaaatatatattagtaataaaataataagatatatgtactttatttttattttaataaaatatattagtgctTTGAACTGCACATACGTGCCTCACGCACGTAACAtcgtactagtatatatatatatatatatttatatatatatactatattataataagtagctatctaattgtgaataataatttttattattttttcattaaattttcttgtttttccgttAAGTCAATTAAGTCTTGTTTTACTAAAAGGTCATTAAAACCTTTGACTATTTGACGTGTAACtcttttatagaatttaatgaaagatcatattttatcaaaatgtcTTTAGGActcttgaccatttgacgtgtagctcccttatagaatttaatgaaagatcatattttaccaaaagatcCTTAATAGCCCCGCGGCACACATGAATTGATGtctatttttcatgtatttttgttctaacattgtactcattttcttttttcttttttcaatttttttaaataaaaaattaagaatattttattattatatagaaagtaaatagataatccaatatgaatGCAGACCAATGCTTATACTTTattgaagtttagatttttttttaatcttgattttttatctttctttaaccttatattttctcttctcaGACAAATAAATTACTgacctttttactttttttttatttaaatcattatgtcaaaTACATCCCGGGACTAAAGCACCCGCAACCGTTCTCTAGtgtgtgtacacacacacacatatatatatatatatacatatatatatatatgcgctaAACATGATCCTTCActtttcatattaatatatacagtCTATCTAATCaagaaaaaagtttataaaatgttttttttttctatttaaaataatataatttatatatatatttatattcgtGTGTGATAATAACAAATTCTCATCTTAAGTTagatttggatagtaaattACAATgatataagttgagataaaagttaaaaattgaataaaatattattttttaatattattattttagaatttaaaaaaaatgaattatttattgtatttaatattaaaattataataataaggtGAAATCTGATAagataatttgagaatttttctcaatctgAGCCTTATTATCCTCAGTGCTATATGTCCCATACGCGTTCTAACGACTGGGTAATTTTATTATGGACTGAGTATATATAGAATTCcttgctttttattttattagtattttatgttAGGCATAAGACAAACCACAAAAGCCTATGATTTAAAAATGACATGCTACCATTTGATTTTATCAGTTTATGACTCATCCATTAAGCTTGACCTAATCAttactaatatatgtttttttttttaaaaaaaatctcaaacctcTAACGTGGCTAGAGATAACGATCATGCAGCAAACTCATGAGCTAATAGTTGTCTAAGGATTTGTATggatataaaaattatctcttctcatttttttattataattttttttaaaatttttatataaaataaaataaatattttaatttttttaaatattttatatatatcaactttGCATGCAGCTAGCAAAGttgatatatataacaataatattatatatagtcataaaatatgtaagtattatataattaaaaacgaacgtgatctattattaaaaaattaattttttttttcatataaattcagtatatattcatttttttaaattgattgcgTAGCATTTACGTACTCACAATTACGACTATcgtttctctatatataaatgagaaattatatatagaagttttaaatataccacacatttttatttaatcaatatgtgatttgttagttttatctttttatcttaatatttaaatatttatatttaaataaaaaaataaaaaaaataaattacatattaattaagtgggatatgtataatataactgtgtaagattttcttttaacatCACCATGCATGTTAATCATTTTCTTCTCCGCCGTACTCCAGCTCATGAGAGAACTCGATAATCATGCCCTTTAGGACCCAATATTCATATGGTTATGTCCTTTTCGAAATTTGTTCAGAACATGGAAATTGGAAATAGTCAATGTTTTTGACTTTGGACAAAATATTAATCAGGTCCGGTTGTATTTATCTGACAGTTTGATGGAGATAATTACTAATACAGTTTGGATTGCTCAAACTTGATTTTCGACGAAGTCAAACATGTCGTGCAAATCACATGGCATATGCGTCATGATGTGTTGTTAACATAAATCCAACATGAAAAAACTGGTCAGAAATGAAGAATTTGTGCTTATGCCGGTAGAGATCAGAAACTCTCGGGacattgaacaaaaaaaaaaaaaaaaactgagtggGCATTTCCTCCTTCCCAGAATAAACACAttgaaaatttttacacaattcGTAGAAGTCGCGTTATAtgataataaagtaataatttCTCGATTGTAATACTTCTAGAAAAATTCATGTCCATGTTAAATTTAGGATTAGTttagagagtgagatgagataaaatttttgtgaataataataagatagtttgtaaataataatgagatcattttaattattttttagattttgaaaaatgagagatacaaaaattaaataaaaaatattataaaattataatattattataatattatttttatttaaaaatttaaaaaagttgaattattttttattttttttgtttaaaagctTGAAAAAGTAATTGTAACTGTTAggtttaaaaagttgtaatgattaatttaaaaattttgtatttgaattatgtttgaaaatgagaagggatgagaattttagggtaaaatttattttcaaacaaacccTTAATCAAGAGAAAActctttaataatattgttgcGGACGTATTTTGTAACACTGACAACGATTTTCAATAATctgtaataaaaaagtaagagGGACAAGTGTTTAGAGATACCTCCAATATGAGAAGTATTTCAAGTATTCCCACATGCCATGTGAGAACTCATGATAAATTTTCTTCAGGATATATAGGTGGCCCTCAAATagacaacaaattaaaattcgaggtatttaaaaaaagaaaaaagaaaaatcagaaagATCGAGATGATCTTCAGTATCATGCAGTggacccccccaaaaaaatgggaaatatcaatatcttctttttttaatatattttttatttacttatttgcaCGGTAGGAGCTTCTCAACATATATATTCGTGGGTCATATATATTTGAGGGgggcataaaaaaaataataataatatgggatttgctatgcatctgcctacacccggcacacacttcacatattttttttttattttttttatttttacactcaatgcattgagtgtgtgccggtgtaggcagatgcaaaaatttttccTAATAATATTGCCAGCATTATggagtattgtttttttttttttcttctccaacatgattaacataaaatatagtTACATTTATGAATCACATGGGAAACTGCAGAATTTATAACGCGGGGTACCCTCCAACGTTCACCTGATCACtaagaaccttttttttttttttttttttttaaatatggaatTTTCTTCAACCCATCCCATTCCATATCTACTGTCTACGCATACGTGTTGCTCCTAGGGACTCGCTACAATCGATTGCACACACcatctttttatgttttcaatGTATTTGGTCAAGACTCAACAGCAGAAGTACTGTATGTATCTCGGTGCCGAATAGCTGCATCATTTTTCAGAATTAAATtactcttttaattaattaccaaCCAGATTTCCAAGTTTGActttgaattaaattattttatatcatcacattttatataatttttttaatttttttaaatttttatataaaatataataaataatttaatttttttaaatttaaaaataaaatttatattataataaaattttatttaatttttaacaaaatatatcatcttattttatatgcaCTGCGtaaccaaataaaatattaatcttttcagttttttataataaataaataaattagtctaacaaaatcataataggctaaaacataaataatgtcGGCCGAAATGGACGGAAGACAac
Protein-coding sequences here:
- the LOC108983484 gene encoding uncharacterized protein At1g76070-like, with the translated sequence MEKQGKPKNKILKFLPRAASAIAVSFQNPPFSPGRDKRSEINTTKLKAHAGRGFSGPIVSIIPVEARRKSRNGGMYETQEPTSPKVSCIGQIKHKKKIKKAAKRAAPPPQDQVKAVSSTSSAHRLDMKKHTSAIRRMFSGKTKPGRNSDVVSPAAEEPAEIPADRAPSLSQMKRFASRRNSLPEFDWTADQITPIDRDHRNYYSDEERDREESDQEEEEVMIPFSAPILMVDGGGVPLQPRKEINLWKRRTMAPPRPLDLNTVDWTN